One genomic window of Leptotrichia shahii includes the following:
- the nusA gene encoding transcription termination factor NusA produces the protein MKGRDQKIFLEALDELEKEKGILKEELLETIETALLAAYKKNYGEKDNVKVTINRNSGDVKVYSQRLIVENVENPEEEISLEDAISVKKRAKLGDILDFEINAESFKRNAIQNAKQIVVQKVRECEKRNIFNKFKEIENSIVSANVRKTDEKGNLYVDINGLEAIVPQKELSPMDKFVQGDRIKIFIGEVEEATKFTKTFVSRKSEELLRGLLELEVPEIYEGIIEIKNIAREAGSRSKVAVYSSDENLDVKGACIGRNGMRIQTIIDELQGEKIDVVLWNEDVREFVKNALNPAQVLSVEVVEEGENDLKVAKVVVAENQLSLAIGKKGQNSRLAARLCGVKIDIHTGSDEMAGSEEDELEEKSAFQDSLDETENIEKTSDSQNDIEVEESAFAGLSEDNE, from the coding sequence ATGAAAGGGCGAGATCAAAAAATATTTTTGGAAGCACTTGATGAACTGGAAAAGGAAAAGGGAATTTTAAAGGAAGAATTGCTGGAAACAATAGAAACTGCATTGCTTGCGGCATATAAGAAGAATTATGGTGAAAAGGATAATGTAAAAGTAACTATAAATAGAAATAGTGGAGATGTGAAGGTTTATTCGCAAAGACTGATTGTGGAAAATGTAGAAAATCCTGAAGAGGAAATTAGTCTGGAAGATGCAATTTCTGTGAAAAAACGTGCTAAGCTGGGAGATATTCTGGATTTTGAAATTAATGCGGAAAGTTTTAAGAGAAATGCGATTCAGAATGCAAAGCAGATTGTCGTGCAAAAGGTTAGGGAATGTGAAAAAAGAAATATTTTTAATAAGTTTAAGGAAATTGAAAATTCAATTGTATCTGCAAATGTCAGAAAAACTGATGAAAAGGGAAATTTATACGTTGATATAAATGGACTTGAAGCGATTGTGCCACAAAAGGAATTGTCGCCGATGGATAAATTTGTGCAAGGGGACAGAATTAAGATATTTATTGGAGAAGTTGAGGAAGCGACTAAGTTTACAAAAACTTTTGTTTCTAGAAAATCTGAAGAATTGCTGCGTGGACTATTGGAACTTGAAGTACCTGAAATTTATGAAGGTATAATTGAAATTAAGAATATTGCAAGGGAAGCTGGAAGCCGTTCTAAAGTGGCAGTTTATTCAAGTGATGAGAATTTGGATGTAAAAGGTGCCTGTATTGGGCGGAATGGTATGAGAATCCAAACTATTATTGATGAGCTGCAAGGAGAAAAGATTGATGTTGTTCTTTGGAATGAAGATGTTAGGGAATTTGTAAAAAATGCTTTAAATCCTGCACAAGTTTTATCTGTGGAGGTTGTTGAAGAAGGTGAAAACGATCTAAAAGTTGCAAAAGTAGTTGTTGCAGAAAATCAATTATCACTTGCGATTGGTAAAAAAGGACAAAATTCAAGACTTGCAGCAAGACTATGCGGCGTAAAAATTGACATTCATACAGGATCAGATGAAATGGCTGGAAGCGAAGAAGATGAACTTGAAGAAAAAAGTGCATTTCAAGATTCATTAGATGAAACAGAAAATATTGAAAAAACTAGTGATTCGCAAAATGATATTGAAGTTGAAGAAAGTGCATTTGCAGGGCTTAGCGAAGATAATGAATAG
- the serA gene encoding phosphoglycerate dehydrogenase, whose protein sequence is MYKVLVGEYIDDEAVAGLQKARDVKVDVKVGISRKEILEIIHEYDALIVRSVIKVDKELLDKAKNLKIVGRAGNGTDNINIPEATAHGVIVANTPDSNTVSACEIAIGLMIASSRNIVAANNFIKSGKWEREIFVGNELFEKTLGIIGLGRIGGLVATRMKAFGMKLVAYDPYISDERFKRYSCEKAKTLDELMEKADVITIHTPKTKETVDMINAENIHKLKDGVRLVNAARGGLFNEEAVAEGLRNGKIASFGYDVHAVEPRSECVLYEFDNVVTTPHIGATTYEAQRNVGTQVVKQVLNGLRGEIVETAVNLPAIGREEFLIVKPYINLAEKLGKIYFQIEKTPITNVAINYYGEIAEQETALVDSTAIKGILEPVLKEEVNYINSKPLAEKRGINISINKKDHKYKNYSSAIEFVITNEEGKKIYVVGTIGMNNEERIISIKNHDVDMAISDNMIYLGNEDVPGVIGAVGATLGRGNINIATMNVGRRENSAIMLLTVDSEVGRRALKALRELSQIKWAHYLDLTI, encoded by the coding sequence ATGTATAAAGTTTTAGTTGGTGAATATATTGATGATGAAGCAGTTGCTGGACTGCAAAAGGCTAGAGATGTAAAAGTTGATGTAAAAGTTGGAATTTCACGCAAAGAAATTTTAGAAATAATTCATGAATACGATGCCTTGATTGTGAGAAGTGTTATAAAAGTGGATAAAGAACTGCTAGACAAAGCTAAAAATCTAAAAATAGTAGGACGTGCTGGAAATGGAACTGATAATATTAATATCCCTGAAGCAACTGCACACGGTGTAATTGTAGCAAATACTCCAGACAGTAATACAGTTTCAGCTTGTGAAATCGCTATTGGACTTATGATTGCTTCTTCCAGAAATATTGTTGCAGCAAATAATTTTATTAAAAGTGGAAAATGGGAAAGAGAAATTTTCGTAGGAAATGAATTATTTGAAAAAACATTAGGAATTATCGGACTTGGAAGAATTGGAGGATTAGTTGCTACCAGAATGAAAGCATTTGGAATGAAACTAGTTGCTTATGATCCATACATTTCAGATGAAAGATTTAAGAGATATAGCTGTGAAAAGGCTAAAACGTTGGATGAATTAATGGAAAAGGCAGATGTAATAACTATTCATACTCCTAAAACAAAGGAAACTGTGGATATGATAAACGCTGAAAATATTCACAAGTTAAAGGATGGAGTAAGACTTGTAAATGCGGCACGTGGAGGACTTTTTAACGAAGAAGCTGTGGCAGAAGGATTAAGAAATGGAAAAATCGCAAGTTTTGGATATGATGTACATGCTGTTGAACCACGTTCAGAATGTGTTTTATATGAATTTGACAATGTGGTTACAACTCCACACATTGGAGCAACAACTTATGAAGCACAGCGAAATGTTGGAACTCAGGTTGTAAAGCAGGTATTGAATGGACTTCGTGGAGAAATAGTTGAAACAGCTGTGAATTTGCCTGCAATTGGAAGAGAAGAATTTTTAATTGTAAAACCATATATAAATCTAGCTGAAAAATTGGGAAAAATTTATTTTCAAATTGAAAAAACTCCAATTACAAATGTTGCCATTAATTATTATGGAGAAATTGCAGAACAAGAAACAGCTCTTGTAGATTCAACTGCAATTAAAGGAATTTTAGAGCCTGTACTAAAGGAAGAAGTAAATTACATTAATTCAAAACCATTAGCTGAAAAAAGAGGAATTAATATTTCAATAAATAAAAAAGATCATAAATACAAAAATTATTCTTCAGCAATAGAATTTGTAATAACAAATGAAGAAGGTAAAAAAATCTACGTTGTTGGAACAATTGGGATGAATAATGAAGAAAGAATCATAAGTATAAAAAATCACGATGTAGATATGGCAATTTCAGATAATATGATTTATTTAGGAAATGAAGATGTGCCAGGAGTTATCGGAGCTGTAGGGGCAACTTTAGGAAGAGGAAATATAAATATTGCCACAATGAATGTAGGTAGACGTGAAAATAGTGCAATTATGCTTTTAACAGTAGACAGTGAGGTTGGAAGAAGAGCATTGAAGGCACTACGAGAATTGAGTCAAATAAAATGGGCTCATTACTTGGATTTGACAATATAG
- the rbfA gene encoding 30S ribosome-binding factor RbfA, producing the protein MNDRRKKGLEKEISRIIGMTLLTEIKNEKIKNLVTIHKVELTKDGRYLDLTFSILDLKNNINKEKIIEDLNKLKGFFRKKIGSQLTVRFVPEVRIHLDDSVEYGVKIASILSEIKKENSDTE; encoded by the coding sequence ATGAATGATAGAAGAAAAAAAGGACTGGAAAAAGAAATTTCAAGAATCATTGGAATGACACTTTTGACAGAGATAAAAAATGAAAAAATAAAAAATCTTGTTACAATTCACAAGGTAGAACTTACGAAAGATGGAAGATATCTTGATCTGACATTTTCAATACTTGATTTGAAAAATAATATAAATAAAGAAAAAATTATTGAAGATTTGAATAAATTAAAAGGATTTTTTAGAAAAAAAATTGGATCACAATTGACAGTAAGATTTGTTCCAGAAGTGAGAATTCATTTGGATGATAGTGTTGAATATGGTGTAAAGATAGCTTCAATATTAAGTGAAATAAAAAAAGAAAATAGTGATACTGAATAG
- a CDS encoding DUF448 domain-containing protein, whose amino-acid sequence MDTVDGKNLENKKNDKMDKEKSKPERMCICCRRKGKKSEFFRISEQNGKYIFDREMKVQARGFYVCKTNECVERLSKNRKYKIEIEQLVKMLEQIKFEKKSIIDILKPMKNSEYFVFGIDETIDGVKKGKVKLLIIPRDIRAKYIEEFEKLKENFNFDIIFVEKKEELIRLFSRDVNVVGIFNKKVIKGILSKVEVMNG is encoded by the coding sequence TTGGATACAGTTGATGGAAAGAATTTAGAAAATAAAAAAAATGATAAAATGGATAAAGAGAAAAGTAAACCTGAAAGAATGTGTATTTGCTGCAGAAGGAAGGGTAAAAAATCTGAATTTTTTAGAATTTCTGAGCAAAATGGGAAATATATTTTTGACAGGGAAATGAAAGTGCAGGCAAGAGGATTTTATGTCTGTAAAACGAATGAATGTGTTGAAAGGCTTTCAAAAAATAGAAAATATAAGATTGAAATTGAGCAGCTTGTAAAAATGCTGGAGCAAATAAAGTTTGAAAAAAAAAGTATAATTGATATTTTAAAGCCGATGAAAAATTCTGAATATTTTGTTTTTGGGATTGATGAAACAATTGATGGAGTGAAAAAGGGGAAAGTGAAACTTTTGATAATTCCTAGGGATATAAGGGCAAAATATATTGAAGAATTTGAAAAATTAAAGGAAAATTTTAATTTTGATATTATATTTGTTGAAAAAAAAGAGGAATTGATAAGACTTTTTTCAAGGGATGTAAATGTTGTCGGCATTTTCAATAAAAAAGTAATAAAAGGAATATTAAGCAAAGTGGAGGTGATGAATGGATGA
- the thrB gene encoding homoserine kinase, translating into MGLKFKVKVPGTSANIGVGYDCLGVALDYFLELEVEESNKIEFLENGKPFSIPIEDNLIFEAIKYTEKHLVKNIPSYKVNIIRNDIPISRGLGSSSSAIVAGILIANKFAGDVLDINEVAKLAVEMEGHPDNVVPAIFGGMVLTAHDKENLVYSSLINSDDLCFYVMIPDFKLSTEKARSVLPKMYLVSDAINNISKLGLLVNAFNKGEYDNLRFLLGDKIHQPYRFALINNSEKIFEASKKHGALGEYISGAGPTLISLNYDNDEFLENMKKELAKLSDNWTIEKKKINLKGAEVY; encoded by the coding sequence ATGGGTTTAAAATTTAAGGTAAAAGTGCCGGGAACATCGGCCAATATTGGTGTAGGTTATGATTGTTTAGGAGTTGCATTGGATTATTTTTTGGAACTCGAAGTAGAAGAAAGCAATAAAATTGAATTTTTGGAAAATGGAAAGCCATTTTCAATTCCGATTGAGGATAATTTAATTTTTGAAGCGATAAAATATACTGAAAAGCATTTGGTAAAAAATATTCCAAGCTATAAAGTAAACATTATAAGAAACGATATTCCAATTTCACGTGGACTTGGGAGCAGCTCATCAGCTATCGTTGCTGGGATTTTGATTGCAAATAAATTTGCGGGAGATGTGCTGGATATTAACGAAGTAGCAAAACTTGCTGTGGAAATGGAAGGACACCCTGACAATGTAGTACCTGCGATTTTTGGAGGAATGGTACTTACTGCTCACGATAAGGAAAACCTTGTTTACAGTTCATTAATAAATTCAGACGATTTATGTTTCTATGTAATGATTCCAGATTTTAAATTATCAACAGAAAAAGCAAGAAGCGTCTTACCAAAAATGTACCTAGTTTCTGATGCAATAAACAACATCTCAAAACTAGGATTACTTGTAAATGCTTTTAACAAAGGAGAATATGACAACTTACGTTTCCTTTTAGGTGACAAAATTCACCAGCCTTACAGATTTGCATTAATAAACAATTCAGAAAAAATCTTTGAAGCATCTAAAAAACACGGTGCTTTAGGAGAATATATAAGCGGTGCAGGTCCAACTTTAATTTCATTAAATTACGATAATGATGAATTTTTAGAAAATATGAAAAAGGAACTTGCAAAATTATCAGATAATTGGACTATCGAGAAGAAGAAGATTAATTTGAAGGGTGCGGAGGTTTATTAG
- the ytvI gene encoding sporulation integral membrane protein YtvI, with translation MASYKNFDFKKLYFLVYIALILIVVFLVFKLGIFLFPFTIALFFSILTQPFTRFLQKKLKLSKKLSTIISIISFLLIFFGIIGWGSLKLISEIYKLSQNLNSYSEMTQKLWASGMEKIYAYLGNFPSGFTKQINETINSFISTGSAKLGLFIKGLISFITSIPTVILYICITILATFFISLDRDKIVTFLEQQLPKSWLDKVFNIKTDMFTVLGSYIKAQIILMTICFFELLICLNLLSFLGLNVPYPLLMSIIICLIDALPILGAGTILIPWAVISFALSDIKLGIALIIIYLFVLSVRQMLEPKLVSQNLGVHPLITLISMYSGFKIFGVIGFLIGPIVMIILKNVFSKELEVGFFRDIFSSDTSNNKKIEKKSKK, from the coding sequence ATGGCAAGTTACAAAAATTTTGACTTTAAAAAATTATACTTTCTCGTGTATATTGCTTTGATTTTAATAGTCGTGTTTTTAGTATTTAAATTGGGAATATTTCTATTTCCATTTACAATAGCACTATTTTTTTCAATATTAACACAACCATTTACACGTTTTTTACAAAAAAAGCTAAAACTTTCAAAAAAACTTTCAACAATAATTTCAATTATATCATTTTTACTTATATTTTTTGGAATTATTGGCTGGGGATCACTAAAATTAATAAGTGAAATTTATAAATTATCTCAAAATCTTAACAGTTATAGTGAAATGACACAAAAATTGTGGGCTAGTGGCATGGAAAAAATTTATGCCTATCTGGGAAATTTCCCGTCAGGCTTTACAAAACAAATAAATGAAACAATAAATAGTTTTATTTCTACAGGTTCTGCAAAACTTGGACTATTTATAAAAGGTTTAATCAGTTTTATTACATCAATCCCAACTGTTATTTTATATATCTGTATTACAATTTTGGCAACTTTCTTTATTAGCCTTGACAGAGATAAAATTGTAACTTTTTTGGAGCAACAGCTTCCAAAATCATGGCTAGACAAGGTCTTCAATATAAAAACAGATATGTTTACAGTTCTTGGTTCTTATATTAAGGCACAAATTATTTTGATGACAATTTGTTTTTTTGAACTTCTAATATGCCTAAATTTATTGTCATTCTTAGGGTTAAACGTACCTTATCCCCTACTAATGTCCATAATAATTTGTTTAATTGACGCATTACCAATTTTAGGAGCAGGAACAATTCTAATCCCTTGGGCAGTAATTTCTTTTGCATTATCAGACATAAAACTTGGAATTGCTCTGATAATAATTTATCTATTTGTCCTATCAGTTAGACAAATGCTGGAACCAAAATTAGTAAGTCAAAATTTAGGAGTCCACCCTTTAATTACTTTAATTTCTATGTATTCAGGATTTAAGATTTTTGGAGTAATTGGATTCTTAATCGGGCCTATAGTAATGATCATTTTAAAAAATGTATTTTCAAAAGAGCTGGAAGTTGGATTTTTTAGAGATATTTTTAGCAGTGATACTTCTAATAATAAAAAAATAGAAAAAAAGTCAAAAAAATAA
- a CDS encoding ribosome maturation factor RimP yields MEQILNEFEKKIESHLKEMNLELADLEYVRDGGYNYLRVYVEKMDGTTTLDDCIDFSREIDGIADELIEEKFFLEVSTPGVERRLKKPKDFVRFLGERINVQAKSNIEGTKKFIGKLEKFEDDTVFLLDDKLEKIVEIPLSKLKKANLIYELPNGILNSEEE; encoded by the coding sequence ATGGAACAGATTTTAAATGAGTTTGAGAAGAAAATCGAATCGCATTTAAAGGAAATGAATCTGGAGTTGGCAGATTTGGAATATGTGAGGGATGGGGGATATAATTATTTGAGAGTGTATGTGGAGAAAATGGATGGGACTACGACACTTGATGATTGTATTGATTTTAGCCGTGAGATTGATGGAATTGCGGATGAATTGATCGAAGAGAAGTTTTTTCTGGAGGTTTCGACGCCTGGGGTTGAGCGTAGATTGAAAAAACCTAAGGATTTTGTGAGATTCTTGGGAGAGAGAATTAACGTTCAGGCTAAGAGCAATATTGAAGGGACAAAGAAATTTATAGGAAAATTGGAAAAATTTGAAGATGATACGGTTTTTCTTTTGGACGATAAGTTGGAAAAAATAGTGGAAATACCACTTTCTAAATTAAAGAAAGCAAATTTAATATATGAATTACCGAATGGCATATTAAATAGTGAGGAGGAATGA
- a CDS encoding translation initiation factor IF-2 N-terminal domain-containing protein, translating to MKVHELAKENGFTASKFMEEIRKFGIDKKHHMNVLSSEEVDLIRKKLQKGVQNQNQNDSSKTENLNKNEEKLKETAVKR from the coding sequence ATGAAAGTGCATGAATTAGCAAAGGAAAATGGTTTTACGGCATCTAAATTTATGGAGGAAATCCGAAAATTTGGAATTGATAAAAAACATCACATGAATGTGCTAAGCAGTGAAGAAGTGGATTTAATACGGAAAAAACTTCAAAAGGGTGTTCAGAATCAAAATCAAAATGATAGCAGTAAAACTGAAAATCTGAATAAAAATGAAGAAAAACTAAAAGAAACTGCTGTAAAACGGTAA
- the infB gene encoding translation initiation factor IF-2: MKVNLSSQNNNKRNEINKDKQNYQNRDSRDNRENRTRNFQNRDNRNREGFKRDGRDNSFRKDNRSFNREGNNQPRDNRDNRGFQNRDNRDSRDNRENGTRNFQNRDNRNREGFKRDGRDNSFRKDNRSFNREGNNQPRDNRDNRGFQNRDNRDSRDNRENGTRNFRDRQDNRGFSDRGGFNRDRDDFRRDNKNFSSGKKDAQSEIPAASVTEKGKAGGKGKGKFEKKKYEKNRRDREQHEKELRSDFRKDDKKKKKNKKHEKAVKDEIVRIEGESIGMITIGDEIVIKDLAEKLGINVSDIIKKFFMEGKLLTANAILSFEEAEEVALDYEVIVEKEIVEEISYGEKYHLEQEDREAELVTRAPVITIMGHVDHGKTSLLDALRHTNIMGDEAGGITQKIGAYQVNWKGQRITFIDTPGHEAFTEMRARGANITDISILIVAADDGVKPQTVEAISHAKEAGVPIIVAINKIDKPGADPMKVRTELTEYGLMSPEWGGTTEFVEISAKKKINLEELLETILITAELEELKANPNKRPKAVVVESRLDPKMGAVADVLVQEGTLKIGDVFVAGESHGRVRSMLDDRGKKINKAIVSQPVEITGFNVVPNAGDILYGVESDKQAKKIVEDFIREKKVNEQNKKKHISLESLSQELEEQELKELKCIIRADSRGSVEALRESLEKLNTEKVVVNVIQGSAGAVTEGDVKLAEASNAIIIAFNVRPTTPARIIAEKTGVEIRNYNVIYHATEEIEKAMKGMLDPEFKEVYFGRIEVKQVFKVSNVGNIAGAVVVDGKVTKDSKIRVIRDGIIIFDGELGSLKRFKDDVKEVVMGQECGIGIQDFNDIKAGDIIESYIMEEIPR; this comes from the coding sequence ATGAAAGTTAATTTGAGTAGTCAGAATAATAATAAACGAAATGAAATAAATAAAGATAAGCAAAATTATCAGAATAGAGATAGCCGAGATAACAGAGAAAACAGAACGAGAAACTTCCAAAATAGGGATAACCGGAACAGAGAAGGATTCAAGCGAGACGGAAGAGACAATAGCTTTAGAAAAGACAATAGAAGTTTTAATAGGGAAGGAAATAACCAGCCAAGAGATAATCGAGATAACAGAGGTTTTCAAAATAGAGACAACAGAGATAGCCGAGATAACAGAGAAAACGGAACGAGAAATTTCCAAAATAGAGATAATCGGAACAGAGAAGGATTCAAGCGAGACGGAAGAGACAATAGCTTTAGAAAAGACAATAGAAGTTTTAATAGGGAAGGGAATAACCAGCCAAGAGATAATCGAGATAACAGAGGTTTTCAAAATAGAGACAATAGAGATAGTCGTGATAACAGAGAAAACGGAACAAGAAACTTTAGGGATAGACAGGATAATAGAGGATTTTCCGATAGAGGCGGATTTAACAGAGATAGAGATGACTTTAGAAGAGACAATAAGAATTTTTCTAGCGGGAAAAAAGATGCACAATCTGAAATTCCAGCAGCATCAGTTACTGAAAAGGGAAAAGCTGGTGGAAAAGGAAAAGGAAAATTTGAAAAGAAAAAATACGAAAAGAATAGAAGAGATAGAGAACAGCATGAAAAAGAGCTTCGTTCTGATTTTAGAAAAGACGACAAAAAGAAAAAGAAAAATAAAAAACATGAAAAAGCTGTCAAGGATGAAATTGTTAGAATTGAAGGAGAGAGCATAGGAATGATAACAATTGGAGATGAAATTGTTATTAAAGATCTGGCTGAAAAATTGGGAATTAATGTTTCTGATATAATTAAAAAATTCTTTATGGAAGGGAAATTGCTTACGGCAAATGCAATTTTATCATTTGAAGAGGCTGAAGAAGTGGCTCTTGACTATGAAGTAATCGTGGAAAAGGAAATAGTCGAAGAAATTAGTTATGGTGAAAAATATCATCTTGAACAAGAGGATAGGGAAGCTGAACTTGTTACAAGAGCACCTGTTATTACGATCATGGGACACGTTGACCACGGTAAAACATCACTGTTAGATGCGCTTAGACATACAAATATAATGGGTGATGAAGCTGGAGGAATTACGCAAAAAATTGGAGCTTACCAAGTAAATTGGAAAGGTCAGAGAATTACATTTATTGATACTCCAGGACATGAGGCGTTTACTGAAATGAGGGCAAGAGGTGCGAACATTACGGATATCTCGATTCTGATTGTAGCGGCTGATGATGGGGTAAAACCTCAAACTGTGGAAGCTATTTCGCACGCTAAGGAAGCTGGTGTGCCAATAATCGTTGCCATTAACAAAATTGATAAGCCAGGTGCAGATCCTATGAAGGTTAGGACTGAATTGACTGAATACGGTCTGATGTCGCCTGAATGGGGAGGAACTACCGAATTTGTTGAAATTTCTGCCAAAAAGAAAATTAATTTGGAAGAACTTCTTGAAACAATATTAATTACAGCAGAACTTGAAGAATTGAAGGCAAATCCAAACAAACGTCCTAAAGCAGTTGTCGTGGAATCAAGGCTGGACCCTAAAATGGGAGCAGTTGCCGATGTGCTTGTGCAGGAAGGAACACTTAAAATTGGAGATGTATTCGTAGCAGGGGAATCTCACGGTAGAGTTCGTTCAATGCTTGATGACAGAGGTAAGAAAATAAATAAGGCAATTGTTTCGCAGCCTGTGGAAATTACAGGATTTAACGTTGTGCCAAATGCGGGAGATATTCTGTATGGTGTAGAAAGTGATAAGCAGGCTAAGAAAATTGTAGAGGACTTTATTAGAGAGAAAAAAGTAAACGAACAAAACAAGAAAAAGCATATTTCATTGGAAAGTTTGTCGCAAGAATTAGAAGAGCAGGAATTAAAAGAATTGAAATGTATCATAAGAGCCGATTCAAGAGGATCTGTTGAAGCATTAAGGGAATCACTTGAAAAACTTAATACCGAAAAAGTTGTTGTTAACGTAATTCAAGGAAGTGCTGGAGCAGTAACTGAAGGGGACGTAAAACTTGCAGAAGCCTCAAATGCAATTATAATCGCATTTAACGTGCGTCCAACAACACCAGCCAGAATTATTGCCGAAAAAACTGGAGTAGAAATTAGAAACTATAACGTAATTTACCACGCAACTGAAGAAATAGAGAAAGCGATGAAAGGAATGCTTGATCCTGAGTTTAAGGAAGTTTACTTTGGGCGAATTGAAGTTAAGCAAGTGTTTAAAGTGTCAAATGTTGGAAATATCGCTGGAGCTGTTGTTGTTGACGGGAAAGTTACAAAAGACTCTAAAATCCGTGTAATTCGTGATGGAATTATTATTTTTGATGGGGAATTAGGCTCATTGAAACGTTTCAAGGATGATGTGAAGGAAGTTGTAATGGGACAGGAATGTGGAATTGGTATTCAAGACTTTAATGATATTAAGGCTGGAGATATTATCGAATCGTATATTATGGAAGAAATCCCAAGATAA